In Gossypium hirsutum isolate 1008001.06 chromosome D01, Gossypium_hirsutum_v2.1, whole genome shotgun sequence, the genomic window tctttatttacaCCGTTTACACCAATCGAAAGTTCTTCTTCCCCTTCTATtctacaatttatttttttatgaaacaactttaaatatcACAAATTTGTGAATAAAAATCAAAACACCTTTCTTCTTTTATCTAATGGTATCTCCAATCACCCACACTTACCGTTATACCAACTTGCATCTAAGGTATGTTATTCTACTTGTTGATGGGTACTGATTCATCGTATTGATGGTCGAATCGCCATTTAAAGCTCGATAACcagacttttttttaaataacttaacaacgcagtaacttaaatgaaaactttcgaataattcaatgacttaaatgaaaactttaaataattcaacgaccattttgtaactttttgaagttgagtaactaaaatgtaaatttactaatagtttagtgacattgggtgtagtttacccttaatttttttatttatatttatgtaaaatatttttagcaaaaaatgaaatttaaaaaaaaatattttttgaattttattcaaaagctaaattgatagaatttataaattcaagGACTAAACTTATTAATCTTTTAAGAATTTCAgaccaaattaataaattttataaaaacaaatagAGGCTTAAAATTGTAGTTATAGCAATAAAAAGGGCCATGTCAGAATTCCGCTAATGATTTAACAGAGGAGgagtaactaaaatataaaatgtggataacattaatgattaaattgaaatctattagaattgaatgaccgaaataaaaaatagtaataattgggggactaaaaaataaataaacatttgtTTTTGAAGTCAAATTTTCAAACGTTGCGTGCGCCTACTTACTTCGAAAGAACCCCATAAAGAAAAATCCGAAGTTAGTGTGTGTGTGcgcatattatatatatagaagAGACGCGTTTGGCGTTGCGTTTTGCATATTTGCAAAACAAAACATGGTCACCATTTGATGGAAAAACAATTTCTCCAAAATTTTCTCCTTCGTTTTCCATGTTTTTGGTTAAAAACCCGTAAGTTTCGCTGCTCCTTTGGCACTttgtcttttaaatttttatttatttcattgtttTGAGCACAACCCAGATTTTATTGTGGCTTTTTAATGATGTGTTAAGATACTAAGCTTTGAAATCTCAACTGggtatatattttttttcctctttgggtttgttcttttttggttttgtcttttcttttgatcggtaatgtttttttttaattttaaatatgtgtttttcttttgtttcattgTTGATTATGTTTTGATTAATCCAAATGGTAAAGCTGGTTTTTGGACAAACTTAGTTTGACATTGCATCGAAAAAGAGGAAACTTTGTTGGAATGTGGACATTGGGTGCAGAAGGGttgttttctttttacatttcCCTGTCTCTTTTTCTGGTTGCTTTAGCTGATAtaaaatttgaagattttgaatTCTAAATGGTGGGTTTGATTGTAATTGGAGGAAATTTTTTGTTCTTTATGCTTTTCTTGTCTCATATTTTGGTTGCTTTGATGTTTATTTTgcttaaaagaaagtaaaagtacTTCTTTTCTGCATCATTCAGCTTTATATTTGATTTGAATTTGCCAgtattttcatggaaaatctgGGAATATTAGGAAAGGTAGTTTCTAGCTCTTCCTTTTGTTTGGTTAAAGATGGAAAATTATGTTATAACAGCATCACCAAAGGAATTAGAAGTTGTTTTTAAACTTTGTTTTGATCTTCTGGAAATTTGAAGAACATTGAGATGGTTCTAAGTtgaatatcttataatataatcatCGCCATGGACATTGGGTTGCCCTTTTTTGACATCTAATTTTTATCCTTTATTACAGGGAAATAGAGAGTGAAGCCTCTCAAAgtagataaatataaaataattgcaGTAGTTGACATTTTGAGTAGCAATGGCTCCTGGAGGCAACGCTTGCAAAGAAGTCATTGAGTCTCATTCCCCTGTTGCAGATTATGACATAGCTTCAGCAAAATCTGAGAGTAATAATGCCACTAGTACTACTACAACTGCAACAATGAAAACTTCTGTTAATTTAGTTGGAAAACATGGAATTCATTCAAACAACGGTGTTTATGAGCTCCTTGAGTGTCCTGTATGCACGAATTTGATGTATCCACCAATTCACCAGGTTTGCTCTCCATGCATACAGTTATTCCGGCTCTTCCATAAAGATATGCTTTTGTAgtcatgttttgtttttttaacctttttttcatTGTGTTTCCTATTATGAAATTGTTCTTAATTACTTCACCGTGTGAAGGCTACATGCGTGCCTTTGTATGCCTGTATGAAGCTAGTGTTATATCTGTATGCTGGGGTGAAAATGGTGGTGAAGCTCTGGTTACGGTGCTGTATCCTCTTAGGTGTTTGTTTATGTACGGTCTGAAGTGTAGGTAATAAGGTGCAAGTCACTCAAGGACAATGGACATAGGGTTGTAGAGAAAGAAGGGCAATTTATGTCTATTGAAGAGGATAACTCATCATTGTAGGTTCGGTTTGTTGCAGTGAAGGGTTATCCCCACGATGGTATAGAAGTAGCCTTTGTAACTGGAAAGTGATTTGAAAGGATTTGGCAATTTTTGTCAGGACAAATGCTCTTTTCATGTTTAGTTTTATTACGGTTACTACTTCCTTTACTAAATGAGTGCCCTAAATTTTGATATGTTGCTTTCAATCCTCTATTACAGTGCCCAAATGGACACACTTTGTGTTCGAACTGCAAGATTAGAGTGCACAACTGTTGCCCAACATGCCGCTATGATCTTGGAAATATAAGGTGCTTAGCTTTGGAGAAAGTTGCAGAATCCTTGGAACTCCCTTGTAAATACCAGAATCTAGGTTGCCAAGATATCTTCCCCTATTACAGCAAGCTTAAGCATGAGCAGCACTGTCGGTTCCGTCCCTACAATTGCCCTTATGCTGGGTCTGACTGCTCTGTCACAGGTGACATCCCCACCCTTGTTTCACATCTCAAGGATGATCACAAAGTCGACATGCATGATGGATGTACCTTCAATCATCGATATGTCAAATCAAATCCACATGAAGTTGAAAATGCTACATGGATGCTTACTGTAAGTTCATTTTAGCCTACAGCATCTAATATTTGAGTCACTCGAAACTGCAAATCTTATGCCTATGAATGGATTCCTTTGACAAGTTGTATTTCTGAATTCCGATGTCTTTGTGCAGGTTTTCAATTGTTTTGGAAGACAGTTCTGCTTGCATTTTGAAGCTTTCCAGCTTGGGATGGCACCTGTCTATATGGCCTTTTTACGTTTTATGGGAGATGATAATGAAGCTAAGAAATTCAGTTACAGTTTGGAGGTCGGTGCCAATGGCCGTAAGCTAATATGGCAAGGAATTCCAAGGAGCATTCGCGACAGTCATAGGAAAGTTCGTGACAGTCAGGACGGACTGGTGATCCAAAGGAACCTAGCTCTATACTTCTCGGGTGGTGATAGGCAAGAGCTGAAGTTGAGGGTAACCGGCCGTATATGGAAAGaagaatgataataaaaaaaggaTGTTGAATCGAGATGATTTTGTATAGTATCAGAAACATTCCGAGTCTCATTGGCAAACAAATGAAAGCTTCGGTTGTAATCGGGGCTTTATGTCCACTGCATTGCAATCCCTCTGCTGACCGACCACCAGCCCGGCTGCCACCTTCTACTGAATGTTTTAGGGTAGGAAATGATTTGTATGAGTCTGCTTGGTTGCTCAAAGTTTAATGCAGCAACATGTATGGAGCGTTCCTTTTGAATCCTTAGAACTCATTTTGTTTTTTCGCATTCTTTTCAATGCGATCGCCATTGGCTTCCTGTATGAAACCATGTTCTTCATTAATTTTATCAACTTCTAATTTCCTCATTTACTCTCAAACGTAGTTAATGTTCAAAGAACAATGAACAATCCCCATTTCGTAATCATTCTTAACAAGTCATTTTTCCAACCATGAAGCCTTTGAGAGTTGACTCTGCACTGAATGGAATCTTCAAAGGTGATTTGCTACATGGGCCTATCTACGTTAGgtcaaattatgattttagtccCTCTGTTATGATCCACTTTAATTTGACACATTTTGACCCCTTAATGTTTTTAGGCTTATATGAAAAAAGAAACACCAAAACAATGACCAATTTGATAATCATGGAGTTGATTTATGGATCAAACAAGCAGAACAGTGCTActgaacaaaaaaaaggaaaaaaaaactggCAGAGGGATTAATCTAAGTCGTTGAAATGAATCTAACTTTATAAATTTTCGAGGGTTTTCTTTCACTTTTATattagaaaatagaaaagttaCTTGTTATAATAAGTTGTTTTAGGGTTGCTTCGATATTCCTGGGTATGGAATTCGTGATGACATCTAATCATCTATGCCATCGAAACTATAAAATCCATCCGTTGCCCAAAATCTTTCCAAACACTCCaattctcttcaatttttttccGGAGGAAGCAACTATGTTGTAAATATGGTGGGGATAATTGCAAAAAATCCCCTTCTACTTTaacatattttacttttaatttgtcCAATGTGATACTTCTACCTTCAATTTCGTCTATCAATGTAATGCCTCCCATCTAACTCTAATGATGTTAATGCTTTAGCTTAAAGGCATAAAAAGTcctcatttaaataataataataataataataattaagtccctcctttttttttgcacttagttgagcacttaaactttcaaaatgcatcaaaaaaggtactcaaacttcttcaaaaaaagcaattaaggccctgctttttttttcactcaactgggtacttgaactttcaaaatgcataaaaaagactcaaaatttttcaaaaaagcaattaagcccctgctcttattaaaaattaaaaaaattataaataataaataataaattttaaaaaaattattaaattttaataaaaatataaaaaatttaaaatttattaaaaattggaattttttataaaaatcgtaaaaagataaaaaagattgtaaaattttataaaaaccgTAAAAAAATTAACGACCCTTGATTTCTTTCAATTAAAGACATCACGTGTCGCAACATAGCATGACAtgtggtgaaaaatgataaataaataaaaattaataaaaattatagaaaaattataaaatacttcttttggtacgataatttttataatttttttacgaaatttatatttctttacattttgtataattttcttacgactttatcaaaatttataaatttttttatatttctatatatattataaatattttatgatttttataaaattttacaattttttttatttttttacgattttatattcttttcctaatttttaatatttgaattttttattaaaatttaataatatttatagcttttattgattttaattttttttttctaatttttaataaaagcatgagcttaattgcttttttggaaaaaagtttgagggtcttttttatgcattttgaaagtttaagtatccaattgagtgcaaaaaaaaagtcagggcttaattacttttcttgaaaaagtttgagagctttttttgatgaattttgaaagtttaaatacCCAAATAAGTGCAAAAAAAAGggggcttaattatttttttttgaaaacatttgaGAGCTTTTTGCACCATTAAACGTAATCCAATTGTAAGATCCCATGTGTCAATTTTGTcggaatttttatattttaaaatatgcaaGGACCTCAAAATTAAATATcccaaatttatttttaacctaaaaaataaattagaactTGAAATAAAAATTCTCAAATTTCATGTTCTTCGTCTTAGCAAtaatttcaaccttttttttaacatactaaattcaattttttaattttgtttttcagcATAACCTATTTGTGTTTAGAAAGTCAAATTTAGAGGACTTTCTAATCTAATTATCTATCAATTGGTAAAAGAAAATCCAGCATCTGCAACACAACCTTCATCTCCGTAGCGTTCAACGCCAAGAACCTTTGTCTTCAATCCAGCCTTCATCTCCAGCAATGTTGTAAAGAAAATCCAAGTGTATCGAAGTGTTTACATAAACGATGGGATGGTCGGGTTCGATGGTATTGGTGAGGGCAAAGCCAACAGGAGCCGTTTGTAGCAAGATTTGGATAGGGAAAGGAAGTGGGTCACCGTCGTTGAAGACGAAGCTCTTGTCTTCGTCTTCGCTTAGATCAAAATTTCTATCCCACTCCAtcaatatgtatgtatatgtgtgtgtatCTAAGATGGCTTTAAAGTAGACGAAAACCCCATGGAatcttatgaaagaaaacatagggtaaaagaaaaagatgatagagAGTTGAGGGAAGGGGTTTCAGTGGGCAAAAGAGAATGTGAGTGGTAAGCAACGGTTTGGGGAAAACTTAAGCTGAAGACCAAAGTAAAGGGAAAGAAATGGGAGAGAAAGAGGAAGTGTTTTGTGCTAGAGTCTGAACGCGAAGCTTTGTCGTCGAAGGAAGTGTTCTGGTGGCTGTGATGACGGAGGAACAGGGTTAGAGCGACGAGAGTAAGAATGACGTAGGAAGGGGAAAAGTGTTATATATGATCAGCTTGTACTAACAATATGAACTTATCgtagattattttataaatttattcacttACGTATTTTGAGTAAGTGACAAACCATGTGTATACAATTTATGTACTTCGATGTATTGAAAACTTGAACTCTCGTGGTAGTGAGTTGCAAGTTGGTGCCTTGGGTATGACTTATGCTTGCCATTACATCACTTGCAATAGTGGAGTTCATAGCTTGAATAAAGAGTAATTGATGTCTTTAGTTTTGTACTTGAAAGACTAAAATACTCACCTTTAAATTCTTCCATTGAGAGTTTAGACTGTAAGCACTATTTGCTTACTCTTCAAATGCATTCATAAAACAACttccttaatgaaaaataaagtACTCTCTGTGCTTTGATTGCTAACAAACTAGTGATTGATTACAACCCAACCACTTAATAATAGTAGctgcaaaatagtaaaaataatatactaaTAAAGTCCAATTTAAAGTGAACTAATGAGGATTTATTTTTCAACTATAGTTCTTTGCAATCCAAGGGGGTTTAATTGTTTGATCTGGGCCAATCCAATCTTCAAAGATAATTGCTTTTAATGGATTAGTCTTCAAAGTCAGGCTTCCATATTTTCACAATATCAACATTTTCAAA contains:
- the LOC107937458 gene encoding E3 ubiquitin-protein ligase SINAT2 → MAPGGNACKEVIESHSPVADYDIASAKSESNNATSTTTTATMKTSVNLVGKHGIHSNNGVYELLECPVCTNLMYPPIHQCPNGHTLCSNCKIRVHNCCPTCRYDLGNIRCLALEKVAESLELPCKYQNLGCQDIFPYYSKLKHEQHCRFRPYNCPYAGSDCSVTGDIPTLVSHLKDDHKVDMHDGCTFNHRYVKSNPHEVENATWMLTVFNCFGRQFCLHFEAFQLGMAPVYMAFLRFMGDDNEAKKFSYSLEVGANGRKLIWQGIPRSIRDSHRKVRDSQDGLVIQRNLALYFSGGDRQELKLRVTGRIWKEE